The DNA region GATAAGTATCTGGACGAGAGAAAGACCGTCGAAATAAGAGTGGCATACAGTATCGAAGATCTTGAGAGGTTTCTTGAGGAGGCTGACAATGGTAAGGTGTAGATTTGCGCCAAGTCCTACCGGCAATCTTCATGTTGGTGGTGTAAGGACAGCGTTGTTTAATTGGTTATTTGCGAAGAATCAAAGTGGAAGTTTTGTGCTGAGAATAGAAGATACCGATACTGAGCGTTCTGAGAAGATATTTGAAGATCAGATTCTCTCCTCAATGAAATGGTGTGGTCTCGACTGGTCGGAGGGGCCGGACATTGGTGGAGACTACGGACCTTATAGACAAAGTGAACGAGTAGAACTAGGCTTCTACGATAGATATGCTCAAGAGCTTATTGAAAGAGGACACGCGTACTGTGCTGTCTATTCAAAATCCGACCAGGAGAGTGTATTGCGGACCTCGGCTGAGATTCCACGTTTAGCAGACGATGAGGTCTATACCGTCAAATTCAGGATTCCTGAAGGTAAGACTGAGTTTTCTGATCTTTCAAAGGGGGAGATGACCTTTGAGAATGAGAACTTCTCTGACTTCATAATAATTAAGTCCAATGGATTTCCTACCTATAATTTTGCAGTGGTCGTCGATGATCACATGATGGACATCACTCACGTTTTCAGAGGGGAAGATCATCTTACAAACACTCCCAGACAGATAATGATATACAAAGCCCTAAACTGGGAATCACCAACTTTTATGCACATACCGCTGATTCTTGGGAGTGACAGGGCTCCTCTTTCAAAGAGACATGGCCACACGAGTGTAGATCATTTCAGAAGGGAAGGTTATCTCAGTGTAGGATTGATGAACTATCTAGCCCTTCTCGGATGGACAGTTGATCAGGAAATCTTCGACTACCATGAGAAAGTCAGAGATTTCATTCCTTCCGATATCTCTAATAAGGGCGTAGTCTTCGATTACGAAAAGCTAGAATGGATCAATGGAAAACACTTGAGATTGCTCGAACCCGAAGAGCTGATCGTGCAGTTTGGACTGTGGTTGAAGTTTACAGGGAGATTTGACTACTATGCCAGTATCGAAGCCGATCAGTTTTATTCTAGAGAAGTCCTTGCAATGTCCAGAGAAAAGATCAACACTCTTGAACAATTATTCGATTTCTCGGCTCCCTTTTTCAGCGATGAAGTCGATTATCAAGAGGACTACGTTGTCAAATATCTGCACAATGAATGGAGCAAGGATCTAATATCTGCAGCAATTAGGAAGTTCGAAGACGCGTTTGATTGGTCTGTTGAGGCTGTTGAGAAGATCGTAAGAGAACTTGCGGAGGAAAAGATCACGTCAAAGAAGAATACTTTCCAGACTCTAAGAGGGGGGGTAACGGGCAGACTCGTGACTCCAGGACTTTTCGAGACTATTTCAGTGCTTGGCCGAGATAGAGTTCTGGAGAGATTGGAGAGTCTGCTCGAAATGATAGAGTATGAAGAAGGGAATCTCTCTGATTGAGATGGTCGTCTCTCTTGCTGTGTCAGCGTTGCTGCTAATATCCATTTTCAAGATAGCGAATTTACAACTGGCAATGTCATTCAGCATAGTGAAAGAAACAAAGGCATACATGGCTTTATCAAGAACCTTCGATATTCTTGAGAGGGACCTCTCGCGTTCAACCGGGAACTTCTCCTGGGGAATTTCCTTCATCAGTTTTGACGCGATTATTGAAGGCGAATATAAGAGGATTAGATATTACGTTTCCGGCAACCGAATAATGAGGAGATCAGGTAATTCATATAACACGGTGACTGAATTTCGGAAATCGGCTGGCTTTTTTGAAGAAGAAGAGATAGTCAGATTCATTATCGATGAAAGAGAAATCCTGATTGGGATTGAAGGTGGATGAAATGAATCCAAAAGAAATAAGAAAGATGCTTCAGGCAATTGAAGAAGAGATTTTCTCAAGGGCCGAAATGAATCTGAAAGAGATGTTGGATTCACCTTCGGCATATGTCAGGGCAAGGGCTGTGAAGTCTGCCTCCGATAGAGAGATGAAGATAGAGAATATCGAATCCTTTCTAGAAGATCCATCACCCGAAGTTAGGAAAAACACTGTTGCTTCGATGGCAAAAGCCGGTGAGGGTCGCGACACTATACTCAAAGCTTTGGATGATCCCTCAGACCTGGTTCGCAGTGCAACGGCAAAAGAGCTTACTGAGTTTGGCTATGAAGATGAAGAGCTGGCGAGAAGAATTGCCGCAGATCCTTCAAAGAAGGTTAGAAAGACTTTTGTAATAGCTCTTGCAGAAGCTGGAGAGAGAGAACTTCTCAAAGAGTTTGACGAGGATCCCAGCAATGATATTCGAAGGATTCTGGCAGCCTTCAATGGAGAACTCGAACTGAAGGAAGAGGAGCTTTCTTCACTGTCAAGAAAATTCCAGAAAATCGCCTTGCTTTCAAAACTGGGTCAACGGAATTCGGCTACTGCTGAAAGAATGATTGCTCTTCTAAAAGACTTTCGTGCCGCCAATATTAAGCAAACCCTAGTCGAGACTTTTGAGTCATTTCCTGAGGAGATCTCGCTTCCTATACTAAGAAAGCTCATCGAATCAGAGGATAGAACCGTTGCAATAGCTTCTCTGAAGACCTATAGAAAAATCAAGGGATATGATGTTTCTCTACTGCAGGCTGCAGAAAAGTTCCTGGATTCGGAAGATGAAGAGATGAGATTCGTTGGGGCTCAGTATGTCAAGGGTTTGGTTGAGCCTTCCGCAGCTGAGATTCTTCACGCTGGACTGGAGGATCCCTCTGACAGGGTGAGAGCCGTGTGTTTGGAGGCTTTGGCTAATCTCATGGATCATTCTATTGAGGATGTAATAGACGAGTCGCTCAGGTCTACATCATCGAGGCTAAAGAAGGCATCATTGAGAGCAATAAAGAAACTCAAGACCGTAGATACTGGAGACCACGTTGGAAGGATTCTTTCTAACAGAAAAGAGGAGCTTCAGACAAGAATTCTTGCTTCTTCAGTAGCAGGCCTTCTCAAACTGGACGGTCTTATCCCGCATCTTGAGGGAATAGTGCTGGATGCTTCCAACGAAAGCCGTCTCAGGCTAGCGTCTGCCCGAGCCATGGCAAGGATCAATCCTTCTCGTTTAGCAGACCTTTTTGGC from Mesotoga infera includes:
- a CDS encoding glutamate--tRNA ligase, translating into MVRCRFAPSPTGNLHVGGVRTALFNWLFAKNQSGSFVLRIEDTDTERSEKIFEDQILSSMKWCGLDWSEGPDIGGDYGPYRQSERVELGFYDRYAQELIERGHAYCAVYSKSDQESVLRTSAEIPRLADDEVYTVKFRIPEGKTEFSDLSKGEMTFENENFSDFIIIKSNGFPTYNFAVVVDDHMMDITHVFRGEDHLTNTPRQIMIYKALNWESPTFMHIPLILGSDRAPLSKRHGHTSVDHFRREGYLSVGLMNYLALLGWTVDQEIFDYHEKVRDFIPSDISNKGVVFDYEKLEWINGKHLRLLEPEELIVQFGLWLKFTGRFDYYASIEADQFYSREVLAMSREKINTLEQLFDFSAPFFSDEVDYQEDYVVKYLHNEWSKDLISAAIRKFEDAFDWSVEAVEKIVRELAEEKITSKKNTFQTLRGGVTGRLVTPGLFETISVLGRDRVLERLESLLEMIEYEEGNLSD